A genomic segment from Aspergillus puulaauensis MK2 DNA, chromosome 1, nearly complete sequence encodes:
- a CDS encoding uncharacterized protein (COG:S;~EggNog:ENOG410PX3F;~SECRETED:SignalP(1-21);~antiSMASH:Cluster_1.10) — translation MRWTLPTTLLLSALTATPALAGQEVVAVWGGSTFSTVGPSGENVFVSGFSLVGKNGEKIYNEAYPDGYNPCIFAGQEFQLEGGCLGGAWYSFRCQANQIGVPQDCEVMGPDGYSVATGEGSDNTDFFGLGISVSGTCRVQFELWDGIECGDDSGDLVAHDTAWEGW, via the coding sequence ATGCGCTGGACCCTCCCAACAACACTCCTCCTCTCTGCCCTCACCGCGACCCCCGCCCTCGCCGGGCAGGAAGTGGTTGCGGTCTGGGGCGGCTCAACCTTCAGCACAGTCGGCCCCTCAGGCGAGAACGTCTTCGTCTCCGGCTTCTCGCTGGTTGGAAAGAACGGCGAGAAAATCTACAACGAAGCCTACCCGGACGGATACAACCCTTGTATCTTCGCGGGTCAGGAGTTCCAGCTTGAAGGCGGATGTCTCGGCGGGGCATGGTACTCGTTCCGCTGCCAGGCGAACCAGATTGGCGTGCCGCAGGACTGTGAGGTGATGGGCCCGGATGGGTACAGTGTCGCGACCGGGGAGGGTAGTGATAATACGGACTTCTTCGGGCTGGGGATTTCGGTCTCGGGCACTTGCCGGGTGCAGTTTGAGTTGTGGGATGGGATTGAGTGTGGCGACGACTCGGGGGACCTGGTGGCGCATGATACCGCGTGGGAGGGGTGGTAG
- a CDS encoding putative integral membrane protein Pth11-like (COG:S;~EggNog:ENOG410Q1T7;~TransMembrane:6 (o20-45i57-81o101-122i134-159o179-201i213-235o);~antiSMASH:Cluster_1.10), with translation MAGDLTSGETDQRGYSHDNLRHVVITATCFALIISTIAVVLRLACRKITKTKLFLDDYLMIAALIFEYGISFAGVVLLYNGLGTHIQLVPPNELVVYMKTLSSGSFLYTACITCVKLSILAFYKRLFPIKPMVLAVNIVGATVLLWCFGVCLIGAVTCIPFRKLWEPTIPGGCIDLAKFYYGLQIPNILTDAVILVMPLRVVWDLQMKRVQKVLLTGIFMLGVLTLIFDIIRLVALVELSESGTDITYNQVNASVWTCIEPCVGITAACLSNMRPLFNMLPDVPWRKLSFLSLTSGRHRSGPGKGFSMDEGKTNSQRKDEDHSTSAVELSGQDSPLGGSTLGGSMGSSSRSVRGEC, from the exons ATGGCTGGAGACCTGACCTCTGGTGAGACGGACCAGCGTGGATACTCGCATGATAACCTGCGCCATGTGGTTATCACAGCTACGTGCTTTGCCTTGATCATTTCGACCATTGCAGTGGTTCTGCGATTGGCGTGTAGGAAAATCACCAAGACGAAGCTTTTCCTCGACGACTATCTGATGATTGCAGCTTTG ATTTTCGAATACGGAATCTCCTTTGCCGGTGTAGTCC TTCTGTACAACGGCCTCGGAACACACATCCAGCTCGTCCCACCCAACGAACTAGTCGTCTACATGAAAACCCTCTCCAGCGGCAGCTTCCTCTACACCGCATGCATCACCTGCGTTaaactctccatcctcgccttctACAAGCGCCTCTTTCCCATAAAACCCATGGTTCTAGCCGTCAACATCGTCGGAGCCACCGTCCTCCTCTGGTGTTTCGGAGTCTGTCTCATAGGCGCTGTAACATGTATTCCCTTCCGCAAGCTGTGGGAGCCGACTATTCCTGGTGGATGTATCGATCTAGCAAAGTTTTACTACGGCCTGCAGATTCCGAATATTCTCACTGATGCTGTTATCCTGGTTATGCCGTTGAGGGTTGTGTGGGATTtgcagatgaagagggtGCAGAAGGTTCTTTTGACGGGGATTTTCATGTTGGGGGTTCT CACCTTGATATTCGACATAATCCGTCTCGTTGCCCTAGTCGAGCTATCTGAATCCGGAACAGATATCACCTACAACCAAGTCAACGCCAGCGTATGGACCTGCATCGAGCCGTGTGTCGGTATTACAGCGGCCTGTCTGTCGAATATGCGTCCGCTGTTTAACATGCTGCCTGATGTTCCGTGGAGAAAGCTCTCGTTTCTCTCCCTTACTTCTGGCCGGCATAGATCTGGACCTGGAAAGGGGTTCTCCATGGACGAGGGGAAGACCAACAGTCAGAGGAAGGATGAGGATCATTCTACAAGCGCTGTTGAGCTTTCGGGTCAGGATAGTCCGCTTGGTGGGAGTACCCTTGGTGGGAGTATGGGGAGTTCGTCCAGGTCGGTGCGTGGTGAGTGCTAA
- a CDS encoding MFS transporter (COG:U;~EggNog:ENOG410QE3B;~InterPro:IPR020846,IPR011701,IPR036259;~PFAM:PF07690;~SMCOG1005:Drug resistance transporter, EmrB/QacA;~TransMembrane:14 (i42-69o81-98i110-131o143-160i172-196o202-222i242-259o271-289i309-332o344-365i372-391o397-422i434-455o475-496i);~antiSMASH:Cluster_1.10;~go_function: GO:0022857 - transmembrane transporter activity [Evidence IEA];~go_process: GO:0055085 - transmembrane transport [Evidence IEA]) codes for MTELLESGEYSSQTHYDNPESLARVQSTHSTIKAPSSIWKEAVFVVVVCLAQFMTQAGLCMSIAPVYIIGESFGTSSAGELSWFAAAYSLTVGTFILICGRLGDVFGHRLMFIIGFAWFGLWSLLSGFSVWSNQIFFNCCRAFQGMGPAMLLPNAIAILGRTYPPGLRKEMIFSFFGATAPSGFIVGGAFSSIFAQLVWWPWGYWVMGIVCFALSALAVIVIPHTPRPKFESFMPMWVRLDLPGAAAGICGLVLVNFAWNQAALVGWPVPYTYVLLIVGLLFLGVFGWIERRALCPLLPREALTGDLAWVLGCIAAGWSSFGIIIYYFYLFMLDIKGDTPLLTTAKWAAASPSGAIAALVTGFLLGRIPPSVIMFCAMSFFTAGLAIFATVPVDQTYWAQAFVVSLITSWGMDMSFPSGTLILSNSMPRHHQGLAASLVTTTVNYSISIGLGFAGTVESNVNDGGRDTLRGYHGALYLGTGLAGLGLVTSVLFNFVTWRRYQWGKSVSKEKAERV; via the exons ATGACGGAGCTTCTAGAAAGCGGGGAGTATTCTTCCCAAACACACTATGACAACCCCGAAAGCCTCGCCCGGGTTCAATCCACCCACTCCACCATCAAAGCTCCATCTTCAATCTGGAAAGAAGCCGTCTtcgttgtcgtcgtctgCCTGGCCCAATTCATGACCCAGGCAGGTCTGTGCATGTCAATCGCCCCCGTCTATATAATCGGCGAGTCATTCGGCACCTCGAGCGCCGGCGAGCTGAGCTGGTTCGCAGCAGCTTACAGCCTTACAGTCGGAACCTTCATCCTAATCTGTGGTCGTCTAGGCGATGTCTTCGGCCACCGCCTCATGTTCATCATCGGCTTCGCCTGGTTCGGTCTCTGGTCATTGCTTTCCGGGTTCAGTGTCTGGTCTAACCAGATCTTTTTCAACTGCTGTCGTGCCTTTCAGGGAATGGGTCCGGCCATGCTTCTTCCAAATGCCATTGCTATTCTAGGCCGCACTTACCCACCTGGCCTGCGCAAGGAGATGATATTCAGCTTTTTTGGCGCGACTGCCCCCTCCGGTTTCATTGTTGGCGGGGCCTTCTCTTCTATCTTTGCTCAACTAGTCTGGTGGCCATGGGGATACTGGGTTATGGGCATCGTATGCTTTGCATTGTCTGCCCTGGCAGTGATAGTCATCCCACACACGCCACGACCCAAGTTCGAAAGCTTCATGCCCATGTGGGTGCGCCTGGATCTACCTGGTGCCGCCGCCGGCATTTGCGGTCTAGTCCTTGTTAATTTCGCCTGGAACCAGGCAGCCCTTGTTGGCTGGCCAGTACCCTACACGTACGTGCTACTTATCGTCGGCCTTCTATTCCTAGGTGTCTTCGGCTGGATCGAGCGTCGTGCTCTCTGTCCGCTACTCCCTCGTGAGGCTCTCACCGGTGACTTGGCTTGGGTACTGGGTTGTATCGCGGCGGGATGGTCCAGCTTTGGCAtcattatatattatttctacttGTTCATGCTCGATATCAAGGGCGATACTCCACTATTGACGACGGCCAAGTGGGCCGCTGCGTCTCCATCTGGTGCTATTGCTGCCCTTGTCACCGGATTTCTGCTTGGTCGGATACCGCCGAGTGTGATTATGTTCTGCGCCATGTCCTTCTTCACTGCTGGGCTGGCGATATTCGCTACCGTCCCTGTGGACCAGACGTACTGGGCGCAAGCATTTGTCGTGAGTCTGATTACGTCGTGGGGGAT GGATATGTCCTTCCCCTCAGGAACCCTCATTCTGAGCAACTCCATGCCGCGCCATCATCAGGGCCTCGCTGCTTCTCTCGTCACCACGACCGTCAACTATTCCATCTCGATCGGCCTTGGGTTTGCCGGGACTGTCGAGTCGAATGTTAATGATGGTGGCCGTGACACCTTGCGTGGCTACCACGGGGCACTGTACCTGGGCACTGGCCTTGCGGGATTAGGGCTGGTTACGTCTGTACTGTTTAATTTTGTCACCTGGAGGCGGTATCAGTGGGGGAAGTCTGTTTCAAAAGAGAAGGCTGAGCGAGTCTGA
- a CDS encoding FAD-dependent oxidoreductase (COG:S;~EggNog:ENOG410QEIG;~InterPro:IPR036188,IPR002938;~PFAM:PF01494;~SECRETED:SignalP(1-19);~SMCOG1087:hypothetical protein;~antiSMASH:Cluster_1.10;~go_function: GO:0071949 - FAD binding [Evidence IEA]) has protein sequence MTCDPILIVGAGIVGLTLGQALKEACIPFQIYERDPTPDARGQGWAITLHWALEYLRQIVPDETLTRIQAVQVDPDVARHDNGTFLFVNLATGEPRFKIPPSARWRVSREGMRKALLAGIEDRVHWGKRVVGVATSSTVPDRVQLIFDNQNESNNSDSEKRVTGKMVIGAEGSRSIVRRVLRPDAYSNKQLPIRFTGVAVDLTPAEIQPLRSMDPLLFQGCEPESGTFFWFSVLETPLVNGTAGTAAERFRAQVCMSWPVRSESDEVASTDEGRLANMKRRADGFTPFLRHVVQDIPEGTPVTEITLADWECLDWDNWDGKMTLAGDAAHAMTMYRGEAANHGLLDAFNLIQAIDRIYSGQATPKQGLDEYEGEMRKRTRRAVRLSRQACHDAHTWERLNKESAILTKRSIEGE, from the exons ATGACTTGCGACCCAATTctcatcgtcggcgccggtATCGTCGGCCTAACCCTGGGCCAGGCGTTGAAGGAGGCAT GCATCCCCTTCCAAATCTACGAGCGCGACCCAACCCCGGACGCCCGCGGCCAAGGCTGGGCCATCACCCTGCACTGGGCCCTCGAGTACCTGCGCCAGATCGTGCCAGACGAGACTCTCACGCGCATCCAAGCGGTGCAGGTCGACCCCGACGTAGCTAGGCACGATAATGGAACTTTCCTATTCGTCAACCTGGCGACTGGCGAGCCAAGATTCAAAATCCCCCCGTCTGCGCGATGGCGCGTCAGCCGCGAGGGAATGCGCAAGGCGCTGCTGGCTGGGATTGAAGACCGTGTCCATTGGGGCAAGAGGGTCGTTGGTGTAGCTACTAGTAGTACCGTGCCGGATCGAGTGCAGCTCATATTCGACAATCAGAATGAGAGTAACAACAGTGACAGCGAGAAACGAGTCACCGGGAAGATGGTTATCGGGGCTGAGGGCAGCCGGTCCATCGTCCGCCGCGTGCTCCGGCCTGATGCATACAGCAACAAGCAACTTCCCATCCGGTTTACGGGGGTCGCTGTGGACCTCACGCCGGCTGAGATCCAGCCGCTTCGATCCATGGACCCGCTGCTCTTCCAAGGGTGCGAGCCTGAGTCGGGGACATTTTTCTGGTTCTCGGTGCTGGAGACGCCGCTTGTAAACGGGACGGCTGGAACAGCGGCGGAGCGCTTCCGGGCGCAGGTCTGTATGTCCTGGCCGGTGAGGTCAGAGAGCGACGAGGTTGCGAGCACAGATGAGGGACGACTGGCGAAtatgaagagaagagcgGACGGGTTCACGCCGTTCTTGCGCCATGTTGTGCAGGATATTCCGGAGGGAACACCCGTTACCGAGATCACCCTGGCGGATTGGGAGTGCTTGGACTGGGATAACTGGGATGGGAAGATGACTCTTGCTGGCGATGCGGCGCATGCGATGACAATGT ATCGTGGCGAGGCCGCCAACCATGGGCTGCTCGACGCATTCAACTTgatccaggccatcgacAGGATTTATAGCGGCCAGGCCACTCCGAAGCAGGGGCTGGATGAGTATGAGGGGGAGATGAGAAAGCGAACAAGGCGCGCTGTTCGACTGAGTCGACAAGCCTGCCATGATGCGCATACATGGGAGCGACTGAACAAGGAGTCGGCGATTTTGACGAAGCGATCGATTGAGGGTGAATAG
- a CDS encoding alpha/beta hydrolase (CAZy:CE10;~COG:V;~EggNog:ENOG410PJWW;~InterPro:IPR029058,IPR013094;~MEROPS:MER0034665;~PFAM:PF07859;~SMCOG1066:alpha/beta hydrolase domain-containing protein;~antiSMASH:Cluster_1.10;~go_function: GO:0016787 - hydrolase activity [Evidence IEA]) — MSNHEALNPIHPSVLPHLDPVFIDLYNTHVANTPNKPIDLNVLRTKYSVLYSYGTGPAPEPARIYDSQVPGHNGDPIPVRVYEPATAGPWPVHLDFHGGGWGLGDLDTESHICKHLAVKAGVAVIDVGYRLVPEHAFPIGIQDSFAALQYIYSAEGARRQFPSIDTSRISLGGVSAGANIALVLGHLARDAGIRLSLIAVGTPVIDDISRYGAASESPFASVQEMEHAPTLNWARLRWFDDLKWRSLSADPDTKRRQMEEVKWYANALDAPDFTGMPRTVIYTAGCDPLRDEGEAYARRLVEAGNEVVLKRFAGVPHPFMHMDKDLWQARDFIDMTAEHIRVALHK, encoded by the exons ATGTCTAACCACGAAGCCCTCAATCCAATCCACCCGTCTGTCCTGCCCCATCTCGACCCTGTCTTCATCGATCTGTACAACACCCATGTCGCCAACACACCCAACAAACCCATTGACCTGAACGTCCTGCGGACAAAATACTCAGTCCTCTACTCCTACGGAACAGGCCCAGCCCCAGAACCCGCGAGGATATACGACTCCCAGGTGCCAGGCCACAATGGCGACCCGATCCCAGTGCGCGTCTACGAGCCCGCCACTGCAGGGCCCTGGCCTGTGCATCTCGATTTCCACGGCGGCG GATGGGGCCTCGGCGATCTCGACACCGAGTCCCACATCTGCAAGCACCTCGCCGTGAAAGCCGGCGTGGCGGTCATCGACGTCGGATACAGGCTTGTCCCTGAGCACGCATTCCCCATCGGAATCCAGGACTCGTTCGCCGCGCTGCAGTACATCTATTCCGCAGAGGGTGCGCGGCGCCAATTCCCCAGCATCGATACGTCCCGCATCTCGCTCGGCGGTGTTTCGGCGGGCGCCAATATCGCTCTCGTGCTCGGCCATCTCGCCCGCGATGCCGGGATCCGACTATCCCTGATTGCCGTCGGGACTCCTGTGATTGATGACATCTCGCGGTATGGAGCGGCCAGCGAGAGTCCGTTCGCGTCTgtgcaggagatggagcaTGCGCCGACGCTGAACTGGGCGCGGTTGCGGTGGTTCGATGATCTGAAGTGGCGGAGCCTTTCGGCGGATCCGGATACGAAGAGGAgacagatggaggaggtgaAATGGTATGCGAATGCGCTGGATGCGCCGGACTTCACGGGGATGCCGCGGACAGTCATCTATACTGCTGGGTGTGATCCGCTgcgcgacgagggcgaggcctATGCGCGCAGGCTGGTGGAGGCTGGGAATGAGGTTGTTCTGAAGCGGTTTGCGGGCGTGCCGCATCCGTTTATGCATATGGACAAAG ATCTCTGGCAGGCGAGGGATTTCATTGATATGACAGCTGAGCATATCCGCGTTGCGTTGCATAAGTAG
- a CDS encoding uncharacterized protein (COG:T;~EggNog:ENOG410PW4Q;~InterPro:IPR000719,IPR011009,IPR017441;~PFAM:PF07714,PF00069;~antiSMASH:Cluster_1.10;~go_function: GO:0004672 - protein kinase activity [Evidence IEA];~go_function: GO:0005524 - ATP binding [Evidence IEA];~go_process: GO:0006468 - protein phosphorylation [Evidence IEA]), which translates to MKRPCSFPIRTSSLRLFLPHCLSATDKAGLPYFNRYSSRAFSTASKSRAPTASTSRVLYEPIESVERMEYYQKGGYHAVEIGNYFHDRYRIVHKLGHGTYSTIWLARDEISNRYVVVKICTADSDPLETDVLSQLSEPLKSSDIDKTMIPMILDRFNIQGPNGNHACLVTIPARISLSEAKKGSWIGLFQINIAHALAVQLATVIQYIHSEDFIHRDLYRGNILLQLQSNFDKLSTKQLYELYGEPELKLVN; encoded by the coding sequence ATGAAGAGGCCATGCTCCTTCCCCATACGCACTTCGTCTTTGCGCCTGTTTCTTCCTCATTGTCTTTCGGCCACGGACAAGGCAGGCCTGCCGTATTTCAACCGTTATTCCTCCCGTGCCTTCTCCACTGCGTCTAAATCAAGGGCGCCGACAGCGAGTACAAGTCGGGTTTTGTATGAGCCTATTGAGAGCGTGGAACGAATGGAATATTACCAGAAGGGTGGCTACCATGCTGTGGAAATTGGCAACTACTTTCATGATCGCTATCGTATCGTTCACAAACTCGGTCACGGCACATACTCAACAATCTGGCTAGCCCGGGACGAGATATCTAACCGATATGTTGTTGTCAAGATTTGTACGGCGGATTCGGACCCTCTTGAGACCGATGTACTGTCCCAGCTATCAGAACCTCTAAAGTCATCAGATATAGACAAAACGATGATACCTATGATTTTAGATAGGTTCAATATCCAAGGCCCCAACGGTAACCACGCCTGCCTGGTAACAATCCCGGCACGGATAAGCTTATCTGAGGCAAAGAAGGGATCATGGATAGGCCTGTTTCAGATTAATATAGCTCATGCACTGGCAGTACAGCTCGCGACGGTGATCCAGTATATACACTCGGAAGACTTTATTCATAGAGACCTTTATCGTggaaacatcctcctccaactccaatcCAACTTCGATAAGCTGTCTACTAAGCAGCTATATGAGCTGTATGGAGAGCCGGAACTTAagctagttaattaa
- a CDS encoding Zn(II)2Cys6 transcription factor (COG:S;~EggNog:ENOG410PWDQ;~InterPro:IPR036864,IPR007219,IPR001138;~PFAM:PF00172,PF04082;~TransMembrane:2 (o422-444i638-657o);~antiSMASH:Cluster_1.10;~go_function: GO:0000981 - DNA-binding transcription factor activity, RNA polymerase II-specific [Evidence IEA];~go_function: GO:0003677 - DNA binding [Evidence IEA];~go_function: GO:0008270 - zinc ion binding [Evidence IEA];~go_process: GO:0006351 - transcription, DNA-templated [Evidence IEA];~go_process: GO:0006355 - regulation of transcription, DNA-templated [Evidence IEA]), giving the protein MNMSRDPQPATARRHAARRRPPRASRACETCRGRKTKCDQAQPCSYCSYHSLDCFYRGGTPQRTPVPRRQQRHKGRPSPWPEINDTRASPDSPGVLGNNAQVQLPSRSPSAPGTPGPNTLVVSPELGDSASRDGLSGVNLHTKGTEFYGNSSNLAFLGNLYMRAQNQANSRAADSAELHVSASTPRIMVGNPQSDITPDTSQSDAQSDRRARAGPHKAQLSIVNLLYNPSYPDHSQDQRGGNDEEGSRRKESQRGAPRSFAGHDRAIVPVVEELAAEAQLEIEKLFIGSYFSNKHYIHPMLNKAAFMHRCEKDAFDLRRRPGFMRGSSRFSGLYFAVVALGAINASSEETSLLEHYCTNSTAERQEAESASQPSALDFADFYFKTAKQAIGDLFEGCCLESVQALLLMSIFCQNALRPHSCFMYSGMAVRTAVAIGLASGMSSLPAAMRREARRTWWCIYSHEIEMCCSSGRLDSMKELCYYQVPLPTLKASPGSQLDLDAEDNDVAMIPVMVALAQIMSAASHQLYHSPKRSLEDMSRIAMDLDRKLLDWKTGIPKFLDIDVASLNDPEWAFKQKLVLRLRFYNTRILIHRPFLAAATSSVSSPALQQHLHICLETARTNIHMQYESFLHRLYIRTWWYNTTYALYGAMILLHVVLAGSTCGAPDSTLLHDVEKSLEIFESMNNIVVARRCAEMIREVLEVARACVVRRSSIEAMNDKSSNTLPSGQQQPLQYTGIQSTQFGVGSSLDRGNSSTLGPEGGGSVDSAAAFTLPGDTPATEGGDFFYSLFNDQGAQPGTRAEMLANLVDPTVLEDFAFGSGLGGELSFL; this is encoded by the exons ATGAACATGTCCAGGGACCCGCAGCCAGCGACAGCCAGGAGACATGCCGCCCGGCGTCGGCCTCCTCGGGCGTCGCGGGCGTGTGAGACTTGTCGCGGGCGCAAGACCAAG TGTGATCAAGCGCAACCATGCTCTTACTGCTCAT ACCACTCTCTTGATTGCTTCTACCGCGGAGGAACTCCTCAACGTACCCCAGTTCCAAGGCGTCAGCAAAG ACATAAAGGCCGACCATCTCCATGGCCTGAGATAAATGATACCCGCGCCTCTCCGGACAGTCCCGGTGTTTTGGGGAATAATGCTCAGGTACAGTTGCCGTCTAGGTCTCCCAGTGCACCAGGTACTCCTGGTCCTAACACTCTGGTTG TATCACCGGAGCTCGGCGACTCAGCCTCACGGGACGGCCTGAGTGGTGTGAATCTGCACACAAAAGGGACCGAGTTCTACGGGAACTCGTCTAACCTGGCTTTCCTTGGAAACTTGTACATGCGTGCTCAGAACCAGGCAAACAGTAGAGCGGCAGATTCGGCTGAGCTGCATGTCTCCGCGAGTACACCGCGTATTATGGTGGGGAATCCGCAGTCTGATATTACCCCTGACACCTCGCAGTCCGATGCACAGTCGGATCGTCGAGCAAGGGCCGGTCCTCACAAGGCACAACTGTCTATCGTCAACCTTCTGTACAACCCCAGCTACCCGGATCACTCCCAGGACCAGAGGGGTGGAAATGACGAGGAAGGTAGTAGGAGGAAAGAGTCGCAGCGGGGTGCGCCTCGTAGCTTTGCGG GACACGACCGAGCAATTGTCCCCGTTGTCGAAGAATTGGCAGCCGAGGCCCAACTAGAGATCGAAAAGCTTTTCATCGGCAGCTACTTCTCGAACAAGCATTACATCCACCCTATGCTCAACAAAGCGGCCTTCATGCACAGGTGCGAGAAGGATGCATTTGACCTTCGCCGGCGGCCTGGGTTCATGCGCGGCTCATCCAGGTTTTCTGGTCTATACTTTGCCGTGGTGGCCCTGGGCGCCATTAATGCTAGCTCTGAAGAGACATCTCTACTAGAACATTATTGTACCAATTCTACGGCCGAAAGGCAGGAGGCGGAATCTGCCTCTCAGCCCTCCGCTCTCGACTTTGCAGATTTTTATTTCAAGACAGCTAAGCAGGCCATCGGGGATCTGTTTGAAGGCTGCTGTCTAGAGAGCGTTCAGGCGTTGCTACTAATG AGTATATTCTGTCAAAACGCTCTCCGCCCGCACAGCTGTTTCATGTATAGCGGCATGGCTGTGAGGACGGCCGTGGCGATTGGCCTTGCGTCTGGAATGTCCTCCCTTCCTGCTGCTATGCGCAGGGAGGCCCGGAGGACGTGGTG GTGTATATATTCTCATGAGAT TGAAATGTGCTGCTCGTCCGGTCGCCTTGACAGCATGAAAGAGCTCTGCTACTACCAAGTCCCGTTACCGACCCTGAAG GCGAGCCCCGGGAGTCAGTTAGACCTCGATGCCGAGGACAACGACGTGGCAATGATCCCTGTTATGGTTGCCCTGGCCCAGATCATGTCTGCGGCGTCTCATCAACTCTATCACTCTCCAAAGCGATCACTCGAAGATATGTCCCGGATTGCCATGGATCTAGATCGGAAATTACTGGACTGGAAAACCGGTATCCCAAAGTTTCTAGACATTGACGTTGCCTCCCTCAATGATCCGGAATGGGCGTTCAAGCAGAAGCTGGTTCTGCGACTGA GATTCTACAACACGCGCATCTTAATCCACCGCCCATTCCTCGCTGCGGCAACGTCCAGCGTCAGCTCTCCAGCCCTACAGCAGCACCTACACATCTGCCTCGAAACAGCCCGGACGAACATCCACATGCAATACGAATCATTCCTCCACCGTTTATATATCAGAACCTG GTGGTACAATACAACATACGCCCTCTACGGCGCCATGATCCTGCTCCACGTCGTTCTAGCCGGCAGCACCTGCGGAGCACCAGACTCAACACTCCTACATGATGTGGAAAAGAGCCTTGAAATCTTCGAGTCGATGAACAATATCGTTGTTGCGCGGCGGTGCGCGGAGATGATCCGGGAGGTTTTGGAGGTTGCGCGTGCTTGCGTCGTCAGACGGTCTTCGATTGAGGCTATGAATGACAAGTCTTCGAACACACTGCCatctggacagcagcagccgctgcAATACACTGGTATACAAAGTACACAGTTCGGGGTGGGCAGTTCTCTGGATCGAGGCAACAGCTCAACGCTTGGTCCGGAAGGTGGTGGGAGCGTTGATTCAGCTGCTGCCTTTACTCTCCCAGGTGATACTCCAGCTACCGAGGGCGGGGATTTCTTTTACTCCCTGTTCAATGACCAGGGTGCACAACCAGGTACACGGGCAGAGATGCTGGCGAACTTGGTTGACCCGACTGTTCTGGAGGACTTTGCGTTTGGGAGTGGGCTCGGAGGTGAGCTTTCGTTTCTTTAA